A genome region from Euphorbia lathyris chromosome 4, ddEupLath1.1, whole genome shotgun sequence includes the following:
- the LOC136225992 gene encoding metalloendoproteinase 3-MMP-like, with protein MASKTFSSFPFILLISISLISNIAFAASKDDEKPSSFNFLKHLQGSHKGENMKGIQGLKKYLQHFGYLNYQNQSLFNNDDFDNQLESAIKTYQINFHLNRTGILDSETVSQMTLPRCGVADIINGNTRMESRKQSNTSKFKIVSHFAFIPGNPRWPPYKYHLTYGFQLNTPPAAVAPVKRAFKTWEANSQFTFEITEYFDSADLKVNFYSGGHGDGLPFDGPGGILAHGMPPQIGILHFDADEKWVVGKVDDGVDIETVALHEIGHLLGLAHSSVENAIMFPTILPGVIKGMSDDDIQGIKALYSI; from the coding sequence ATGGCATCTAAAACATTTTCTTCATTTCCTTTCATTCTTTTGATCTCCATATCCCTTATCTCCAACATAGCTTTCGCAGCCTCAAAAGATGATGAGAAACCATCATCATTCAATTTCCTCAAACATCTCCAAGGAAGTCATAAGGGAGAAAACATGAAAGGCATTCAAGGACTAAAGAAGTACCTTCAACATTTTGGTTacttaaactatcaaaaccaATCCCTTTTCAACAACgatgattttgataatcaatTAGAATCCGCAATCAAAACATACCAAATCAATTTCCATCTGAACCGCACCGGAATTTTAGATTCAGAGACAGTCTCACAAATGACCCTACCTAGATGCGGAGTTGCAGATATCATCAATGGAAATACAAGGATGGAATCTAGGAAACAAAGCAATACATCAAAATTCAAAATAGTATCACACTTTGCTTTTATTCCTGGGAACCCTAGATGGCCACCATATAAGTATCATTTGACGTACGGGTTTCAGTTGAATACACCGCCGGCAGCAGTGGCACCGGTGAAGAGAGCATTTAAAACATGGGAAGCTAACTCACAATTCACTTTTGAAATAACAGAATATTTTGATAGTGCAGatttaaaagtgaatttttacAGTGGTGGGCATGGAGATGGGTTACCATTTGATGGTCCTGGAGGAATTCTAGCTCATGGAATGCCACCCCAAATTGGGATACTTCATTTTGATGCAGATGAAAAATGGGTAGTAGGAAAAGTAGATGATGGTGTTGACATAGAGACAGTAGCTTTGCATGAAATTGGACATCTTCTTGGACTTGCACATTCATCTGTGGAAAATGCTATTATGTTTCCCACCATTCTTCCTGGGGTCATCAAGGGTATGAGTGATGATGATATTCAAGGCATCAAGGCTTTGTATAGCATTTGA
- the LOC136226715 gene encoding probable histone H2B.3, which translates to MAPKAAEKKMAEKKPAEKAPAEKKPRAEKKLSKESGGADKKKKRTKKSVETYKIYIFKVLKQVHPDIGISSKAMGIMNSFINDIFEKLAQESSRLARYNKKPTITSRGIQTAVRLVLPGELAKHAVSEDTKAVTKFTSS; encoded by the coding sequence ATGGCACCTAAGGCAGCGGAGAAGAAAATGGCCGAGAAGAAGCCGGCCGAAAAGGCGCCAGCAGAGAAAAAGCCGAGAGCAGAGAAGAAATTGTCGAAGGAAAGCGGAGGCGCtgacaagaagaagaagcggacgAAGAAGAGCGTAGAGACTTACAAGATCTACATCTTCAAGGTTTTGAAACAGGTTCATCCTGATATCGGGATCTCCAGCAAGGCGATGGGGATTATGAACAGTTTCATCAACGATATTTTCGAGAAATTGGCTCAGGAATCGTCTCGTTTGGCTAGGTACAACAAGAAGCCGACAATTACTTCTAGGGGGATCCAGACCGCCGTGAGACTTGTTCTTCCGGGAGAGTTGGCCAAGCATGCCGTTTCAGAGGATACCAAGGCGGTTACCAAATTTACAAGCTCTTAG